A single window of Phycisphaeraceae bacterium DNA harbors:
- a CDS encoding pyridoxamine 5'-phosphate oxidase family protein, with the protein MGKCYAEIDARLREFILSQHVFFVATAPRGEQGHINVSPKGLDCLRILGPQSVGYVDYTGSGVETIAHIRENGRLTIMFCAFEGSPNIVRLYGRGRVVEAPDPEFPALFERGAFPRLTTARSIIVLDINRIADSCGFGVPRYQYVGERDQLVTMGDRRGPDGLAAYQRQKNAASIDGLPGLRSATADDGGHA; encoded by the coding sequence ATGGGAAAGTGCTATGCCGAGATCGATGCCCGCCTCCGCGAGTTCATCCTGTCGCAGCACGTGTTCTTCGTGGCCACCGCGCCGCGGGGCGAGCAGGGACACATCAACGTTTCACCCAAGGGACTCGACTGCCTGCGCATCCTCGGGCCACAAAGCGTTGGGTACGTGGACTACACGGGCAGCGGCGTGGAGACCATCGCCCACATCCGCGAGAACGGCCGGCTCACCATCATGTTCTGCGCCTTCGAGGGCTCGCCCAATATTGTCCGGCTCTACGGCCGTGGCCGCGTTGTCGAGGCGCCCGATCCGGAGTTCCCGGCGCTGTTCGAGCGGGGCGCCTTCCCCCGCCTCACCACCGCACGCTCGATCATCGTGTTGGACATCAACCGCATCGCGGATTCGTGCGGCTTTGGCGTCCCGAGATACCAGTACGTCGGCGAGCGTGACCAGTTGGTAACTATGGGCGATCGCAGAGGCCCCGACGGCCTCGCCGCCTACCAGCGGCAGAAGAACGCGGCCAGCATCGATGGGCTCCCCGGACTCAGGTCGGCAACCGCCGACGACGGCGGTCACGCCTGA
- a CDS encoding aldo/keto reductase, translating to MEYRQLGHSGFKVPVLSFGAATFGGGTEFFKAWGASDVAEATRLVDICLEAGVTMFDTADIYSKGLSEEILGQAIKGRRDQVLISTKGTFRFGEGPNDVGSSRHHLTSAIDASLKRLRTDRIDLYQLHAFDALTPIEEVLGTLDDAVRAGKIRYIGCSNFSGWHLMKSLAVSEKYGLARYVAHQAYYSLIGRDYEWELMPLGLDQRVGAVVWSPLGWGRLTGKIRRGRPLPETSRLHSKLSIDNGPPVADEYVYRVVEAIDEVAAELGGGKTVAQIALNWLLQRPTVATIIIGARNEEQLRQNLGAVGWNLTPEQVARLDAASATDRAYPYWHQRGFAERNPSPV from the coding sequence ATGGAATACCGCCAACTCGGCCACTCGGGCTTCAAGGTTCCTGTCCTGTCCTTCGGCGCCGCAACCTTCGGCGGCGGCACCGAGTTCTTCAAGGCCTGGGGCGCCAGCGATGTCGCCGAGGCGACGCGCCTGGTGGATATCTGCCTTGAGGCCGGTGTCACGATGTTCGACACCGCCGACATCTACTCAAAGGGGCTCTCCGAGGAGATCCTCGGGCAGGCCATCAAGGGCCGGCGCGACCAGGTACTGATCTCCACCAAGGGCACCTTCAGGTTCGGCGAGGGCCCGAACGATGTCGGCTCCTCGCGACACCACCTCACCAGCGCGATCGACGCCAGCCTCAAGCGACTCCGCACCGACCGGATCGACCTCTACCAACTTCACGCGTTCGACGCCCTCACGCCGATCGAAGAGGTCCTCGGCACCCTGGACGACGCCGTTCGCGCGGGGAAGATCCGCTACATCGGCTGCTCGAACTTCTCCGGGTGGCACCTGATGAAGTCGCTCGCGGTCTCCGAGAAGTACGGCCTGGCCCGCTACGTCGCCCACCAGGCGTACTACTCTCTGATCGGTCGCGACTACGAGTGGGAACTGATGCCCCTGGGCCTCGACCAGCGCGTCGGCGCCGTCGTGTGGAGCCCGCTTGGCTGGGGCCGTCTCACCGGCAAGATCCGGCGGGGCCGCCCGCTCCCGGAGACCAGCCGGCTGCACAGCAAACTGTCGATCGACAACGGCCCCCCGGTGGCCGACGAGTACGTGTACAGGGTCGTCGAGGCGATCGACGAGGTCGCCGCGGAACTCGGCGGCGGGAAGACCGTCGCCCAGATCGCCCTCAACTGGCTGCTCCAGCGCCCCACCGTCGCGACGATCATCATCGGCGCGCGCAACGAGGAGCAACTCAGGCAGAACCTCGGCGCCGTCGGGTGGAACCTCACGCCCGAGCAGGTGGCGAGGCTGGACGCCGCGAGCGCCACGGACCGCGCGTACCCCTACTGGCACCAGCGAGGATTCGCCGAGCGCAACCCGAGCCCGGTCTAG
- a CDS encoding polysaccharide biosynthesis protein yields the protein MLPRTGVLLVGTEATIASLRLQLGHLDPEPVVAGCVPIGVDGHTEIAGLPALGRLEDLPSIHARYRLTVALICLPGMTQELETRLRGVFRTIGVDIKVVPALEEILRAAGPRAVADGGGPGEGGGPPGAATTDRARRYRPPPPLDLAKLVGREPYGLDEQSVRRTLAGKRILITGAGGSIGSHLARVAAAFEPSQLVLMERAENALFEIDRTMGERHPNVPRRAVLHDVVDEAGTRRLLSEIRPEVVFHAAAHKHVPLMEDHPGHAVTNNLFGTKSIADAAAEVGTERFVMISSDKAVNPRSVMGATKRLAEIYVRSLAAGRAGPKPTGRFSMVRFGNVLGSACSVLNIWATQLAEGGPLTVTDPRMTRYFMTIPEAATLVIQSAAIDHDPLLAPVYVLDMGAPISIVDLARRYIRASGLVPQVHGDSEVTDPGEVVEVVFTGTRPGEKLHEELAYAAEALQRTQYPGINTWAGPAPEASGGLDADSAMIDELSAVRTCSDRAEVLAAIRRYIPGLPGGQ from the coding sequence GTGCTTCCCCGCACCGGCGTGCTGCTGGTCGGAACCGAGGCGACCATTGCCAGCCTCAGGCTGCAGTTGGGGCATCTTGATCCCGAGCCGGTTGTTGCCGGCTGCGTCCCGATCGGGGTGGATGGCCACACTGAGATCGCGGGCCTGCCCGCGCTTGGCCGCCTCGAGGACCTGCCGTCGATCCATGCCCGCTACCGCCTCACCGTGGCGCTCATCTGTCTGCCCGGGATGACCCAAGAACTGGAAACCCGGCTCCGAGGTGTCTTCCGGACCATCGGGGTTGACATCAAGGTGGTCCCGGCGCTGGAAGAGATCCTCCGGGCCGCCGGACCCCGCGCAGTTGCGGATGGGGGGGGACCGGGGGAGGGGGGGGGGCCCCCTGGGGCTGCCACGACGGACCGGGCCCGGAGGTACCGCCCGCCTCCTCCGTTGGACCTGGCGAAACTGGTCGGCCGCGAGCCCTATGGGCTGGATGAGCAATCGGTCCGCCGCACCCTGGCCGGAAAGCGGATCCTTATTACGGGCGCGGGCGGCAGCATCGGGTCCCACTTGGCCCGAGTGGCCGCGGCCTTCGAACCCTCTCAACTGGTTCTGATGGAACGGGCGGAGAACGCCCTCTTCGAGATTGACCGGACGATGGGGGAGCGGCACCCCAATGTGCCCCGACGGGCGGTGCTCCACGATGTGGTCGATGAGGCCGGCACCCGCCGGCTGCTCAGCGAGATCCGTCCCGAAGTGGTCTTCCACGCGGCCGCCCACAAGCACGTCCCCCTGATGGAGGACCACCCGGGTCACGCCGTCACCAACAACCTGTTCGGCACCAAGTCCATCGCCGACGCCGCGGCCGAGGTCGGGACCGAGCGGTTCGTCATGATCTCCTCAGACAAGGCGGTCAACCCGCGGTCGGTGATGGGGGCGACCAAGCGCCTTGCGGAGATCTATGTCCGTTCCCTTGCCGCCGGTCGCGCAGGCCCGAAGCCAACCGGACGGTTCAGTATGGTCCGGTTCGGCAATGTCCTGGGTTCGGCGTGCAGCGTTCTCAACATCTGGGCGACCCAGCTTGCCGAGGGCGGACCGCTGACCGTGACCGATCCGCGGATGACCCGCTACTTTATGACCATCCCCGAGGCGGCGACGCTGGTCATCCAGTCCGCGGCGATCGACCACGATCCCCTCCTCGCCCCTGTGTACGTCCTGGACATGGGAGCCCCAATCAGCATCGTCGATCTCGCCAGACGGTACATCCGGGCGTCGGGTCTCGTTCCACAAGTGCATGGAGATTCGGAGGTTACAGATCCAGGCGAAGTCGTGGAAGTCGTCTTCACAGGCACGCGCCCGGGCGAGAAACTCCATGAAGAACTCGCCTACGCCGCCGAGGCCCTGCAGCGAACGCAGTACCCCGGGATCAACACGTGGGCCGGACCGGCGCCCGAGGCCTCCGGGGGACTCGATGCGGATTCGGCGATGATCGATGAGTTATCAGCCGTCCGGACCTGCTCTGACCGGGCCGAAGTGCTCGCCGCGATCCGCCGGTACATTCCCGGACTCCCGGGCGGCCAGTAA
- the dut gene encoding dUTP diphosphatase: MNDSINHVAPAATLRIKRISDRATLPAYHSALAAGMDLAACLSAEEEAAGGIVLTPVAAGGRPVLIRCGFAMALPGGFEAQVRPRSGLATKFGVTMPNAPGTIDADYRGEVMVPLINLGPAEFVVGHGVRIAQMVIARVEHARIAEVDELEVTVRGAGGFGSTGLVSAGQG; this comes from the coding sequence ATGAACGACTCCATCAACCATGTGGCCCCGGCAGCGACCTTGCGGATCAAGCGGATCTCAGATCGAGCGACGCTTCCTGCGTACCACTCAGCCCTCGCGGCGGGGATGGACTTGGCCGCGTGCCTGTCCGCCGAGGAGGAGGCGGCAGGTGGGATCGTGCTGACGCCAGTCGCCGCGGGAGGACGACCGGTCCTCATCCGATGCGGATTCGCCATGGCTCTGCCGGGGGGGTTCGAAGCCCAGGTCCGGCCCCGCTCGGGGCTCGCAACCAAGTTCGGGGTGACGATGCCCAACGCGCCCGGAACGATCGATGCGGACTACCGGGGAGAGGTGATGGTTCCCTTGATCAACCTGGGTCCGGCGGAGTTCGTGGTCGGGCACGGTGTCCGGATCGCTCAGATGGTGATTGCACGGGTCGAGCACGCGCGGATCGCCGAGGTTGACGAACTTGAAGTGACCGTGCGCGGCGCGGGAGGGTTTGGCAGCACGGGACTTGTGAGCGCAGGACAAGGCTAG